The DNA sequence GTAATCTACCTGCTTTTTGAAGAAACTGCTTGCATCTCTCACATAGGCTCTCTCCGCGTTGCGAGTGAACCCGCTCAAGGTAGTTTCAGGAAAGACAATCAGCTCGACACCGGCCACCGAGGCTCCTGCGAAAAGTCTTTCGATTATCTTCATGTTGATCTCCGGAGACTCCCAGACTATGTTGAGGGGAACGCCGCCTATTCTCATCTATTCTCCTCCAGTGCAAGGTCTATTATCCTTGAAAG is a window from the Mesotoga infera genome containing:
- a CDS encoding nitrilase, with the protein product MRIGGVPLNIVWESPEINMKIIERLFAGASVAGVELIVFPETTLSGFTRNAERAYVRDASSFFKKQVDY